The proteins below are encoded in one region of Streptomyces marianii:
- the smpB gene encoding SsrA-binding protein SmpB — protein sequence MAKEKGRKLIAQNKKARHDYHILDTYECGLVLMGTEVKSLRQGRASLADGFVHIDGHEAWLHNVHVPEYSQGTWTNHSARRKRKLLLHRAEIDKLESKSQETGHTIVPLALYFKDGRAKVEIALAKGKKEYDKRQTLREKQDRREADRAMSAARRRQRA from the coding sequence ATGGCTAAGGAAAAAGGGCGCAAGCTGATCGCGCAGAACAAGAAGGCGCGGCACGACTACCACATCCTCGACACCTACGAGTGCGGTCTCGTGCTGATGGGCACAGAGGTGAAGTCGCTGCGTCAGGGACGGGCCTCGCTGGCGGACGGGTTCGTCCACATCGACGGCCACGAGGCGTGGCTGCACAACGTCCACGTGCCGGAGTACAGCCAGGGCACCTGGACCAACCACAGCGCCCGGCGGAAGCGGAAGCTGCTGCTGCACCGGGCGGAGATCGACAAGCTGGAGTCCAAGTCCCAGGAGACGGGGCACACGATCGTGCCGCTCGCCCTGTACTTCAAGGACGGCCGGGCCAAGGTCGAGATCGCCCTCGCGAAGGGCAAGAAGGAGTACGACAAGCGGCAGACCCTGCGGGAGAAGCAGGACCGCCGCGAGGCCGACCGGGCGATGTCCGCGGCGCGGCGGCGGCAGCGGGCCTGA
- a CDS encoding MFS transporter, with product MPQSNSPRMTTSGGTLVLVSRKREPDPTRPPGPYRRLFAVPGARAFTAGNLLARLPMGMFSVSAVIMIAGQRGSYALAGAVTATGLAATAIVAPWTARLVDRHGQARVAVPATVLAVLGSLALVLCVRHNAPGWTLFAAYAATATTPNTGGMSRARWAHLLKDDPAARHTANSFEQAADELCFMLGPVLAAWLCAGLFPEAGTLVGAGLLLTGVVLFAAQRSTEPPVPDRTVRPRSPLRTPGMVPMLAVFLATGAVFGSTEVVTIAFVDGPAAGAVLALQAAGSCLAGLAYGRVRRTARLRTCLAAMTVLMALPLLAAAGTGSLLAVAGALLLGGMATAPTMVTGMTTIQRITPSGQLNEGMTLAVTALLGGIAAGSAAGGWTVEHAGAAPGYAIPVTAAALALALALLPARTTKARLS from the coding sequence ATGCCACAGTCGAACTCACCCCGAATGACCACGTCCGGCGGGACCCTGGTCCTGGTGTCCCGGAAGCGGGAGCCGGACCCCACCCGGCCGCCGGGCCCGTACCGCCGGCTCTTCGCCGTCCCCGGGGCCCGGGCCTTCACCGCCGGGAACCTCCTCGCCCGGCTGCCCATGGGCATGTTCAGCGTCAGCGCCGTGATCATGATTGCGGGGCAGCGCGGCTCGTACGCCCTCGCCGGCGCCGTCACGGCGACCGGCCTGGCCGCCACCGCGATCGTCGCCCCCTGGACCGCGCGGCTGGTCGACCGCCACGGGCAGGCCCGCGTCGCCGTCCCGGCCACCGTGCTCGCCGTGCTCGGCTCACTCGCCCTGGTGCTGTGCGTCCGTCACAACGCCCCCGGCTGGACGCTGTTCGCCGCGTACGCCGCGACCGCCACGACGCCCAACACCGGCGGGATGTCCCGGGCCCGCTGGGCGCACCTGCTGAAGGACGACCCGGCCGCCCGGCACACCGCGAACTCCTTCGAGCAGGCCGCCGACGAGCTGTGCTTCATGCTCGGGCCGGTGCTCGCCGCCTGGCTCTGCGCGGGACTGTTCCCGGAGGCCGGGACCCTGGTCGGGGCGGGGCTGCTGCTGACGGGCGTGGTCCTGTTCGCGGCCCAGCGGTCCACCGAGCCGCCCGTGCCGGACAGGACCGTGCGGCCCCGCTCCCCGCTGCGCACACCCGGCATGGTCCCGATGCTCGCCGTCTTCCTCGCCACGGGAGCCGTCTTCGGCTCGACGGAGGTCGTCACGATCGCCTTCGTGGACGGTCCGGCGGCGGGTGCGGTACTGGCCCTCCAGGCCGCCGGCTCGTGTCTCGCGGGCCTCGCCTACGGCCGGGTCCGCCGTACCGCCCGGCTGCGGACCTGTCTGGCCGCGATGACGGTCCTCATGGCTCTGCCGCTGCTCGCCGCGGCCGGCACGGGCTCCCTGCTCGCCGTCGCGGGTGCGCTCCTGCTCGGCGGAATGGCGACGGCGCCGACCATGGTGACCGGCATGACCACGATCCAGCGCATCACCCCGTCGGGGCAGCTGAACGAGGGCATGACCCTGGCCGTGACGGCGCTGCTCGGCGGGATCGCGGCCGGTTCGGCGGCGGGGGGCTGGACGGTGGAGCACGCGGGCGCGGCCCCCGGCTACGCGATCCCGGTCACGGCGGCCGCCCTGGCCCTGGCCCTGGCGCTGCTGCCGGCCCGCACGACGAAGGCCCGGCTGTCATGA